Proteins from one Mycolicibacter virginiensis genomic window:
- a CDS encoding cytochrome c biogenesis protein ResB yields the protein MTTTSAPPTNPKRPQKARFGGTLRLLAGKTRNTWRALTSMGTALVLLVLLALAAIPGALLPQRSLNAAKVDEYLALHPVLGPWLNRLEAFDVFSSFWFTAIYVLLCVSLIGCLTPRTFEHLRNLRATPVAAPRNLSRLPKHAQTQLSGDAEELGARMAAELRGWRRITRTENGVVEVSAEKGYLREFGNLLFHFALLGLLAAVALGRMFGYEGNVMVIADGGPGFCSASPAAFDSFRAGATVDGTKLHPLCVRVNDFTADYLVSGLATSFTAHIDYQAGEDLRTNEWRPYLLEVNHPLRVGGVRAYLQGHGYAPTFTVTFPDGQTRTQTVQFRPDNPLTLLSSGAIRIDPPAGVYPDASERRKHQIGIQGLFAPTEQLDNRLLSSAFPAMNDPAVAIDVYRGDTGLDTGRPQSLFTLDSRLIDQGRLTKVARSNLKAGEQLSLDDGTKVRFDGAVPFVNIQVSHDPAEVWVLVFAMTMMAGLVVSLVVRRRRIWIRITPTESVRPGLSSRAGARSSPPTGSTGQAGTVNVELGGLARTDNSGWGDEFERLSTKLFGKET from the coding sequence ATGACCACCACCTCTGCACCGCCGACAAACCCAAAACGGCCCCAAAAGGCGCGCTTTGGGGGGACTTTGCGTCTGCTCGCCGGCAAGACCCGCAACACCTGGCGGGCGCTGACCTCGATGGGCACCGCGCTGGTGCTGCTGGTGCTGCTCGCACTGGCCGCCATCCCCGGGGCACTGCTGCCGCAGCGCAGTCTCAACGCCGCCAAAGTCGACGAGTACCTGGCGTTGCATCCGGTCCTGGGTCCCTGGCTGAACCGGCTGGAGGCTTTTGACGTCTTCTCCAGCTTCTGGTTCACCGCCATCTATGTGCTGCTGTGTGTGTCGCTGATCGGATGCCTGACCCCGCGGACCTTCGAGCATCTGCGCAACCTGCGCGCCACCCCGGTCGCCGCGCCACGCAACCTGTCTCGGCTGCCCAAACACGCGCAAACCCAATTGTCCGGTGACGCCGAAGAACTCGGCGCCCGGATGGCCGCAGAGTTGCGCGGCTGGCGTCGGATCACCCGTACCGAAAACGGCGTCGTCGAGGTGTCGGCGGAGAAGGGCTATCTGCGCGAATTCGGCAATCTGCTCTTTCATTTCGCGCTGCTGGGGCTGCTGGCCGCCGTCGCCCTCGGACGCATGTTCGGCTACGAGGGCAACGTGATGGTCATTGCCGACGGCGGACCCGGCTTCTGCTCGGCGTCGCCGGCCGCGTTCGACTCGTTCCGGGCCGGCGCCACCGTCGACGGGACCAAGCTGCACCCGCTGTGCGTGCGGGTGAACGACTTCACCGCCGACTACCTGGTCTCCGGTCTGGCGACCTCTTTCACCGCGCATATCGACTACCAGGCCGGCGAGGACCTGCGCACCAATGAGTGGCGGCCCTACCTGCTGGAGGTCAACCATCCGCTGCGGGTCGGCGGCGTGCGGGCGTACCTGCAGGGGCACGGCTACGCGCCCACCTTCACGGTGACCTTCCCGGATGGCCAGACCCGCACCCAGACGGTGCAGTTCCGCCCCGACAACCCACTGACCCTGTTGTCGTCGGGCGCGATCCGCATCGACCCCCCGGCCGGTGTCTACCCCGATGCCAGCGAGCGCCGCAAGCACCAGATCGGCATCCAGGGCCTGTTCGCTCCGACCGAACAGCTCGACAACCGGCTGCTGTCGTCGGCGTTCCCCGCGATGAACGATCCCGCGGTGGCGATCGACGTCTACCGCGGCGACACCGGGCTCGACACCGGCCGGCCGCAAAGCCTGTTCACGCTGGACTCCCGGTTGATCGACCAGGGCCGGCTGACCAAGGTGGCCCGGTCCAACCTGAAGGCCGGCGAACAGCTCAGCCTCGATGACGGCACGAAGGTGCGCTTCGACGGGGCGGTGCCGTTCGTCAACATCCAGGTGTCGCACGATCCGGCCGAGGTCTGGGTGCTGGTGTTCGCGATGACGATGATGGCGGGACTGGTGGTGTCACTGGTGGTGCGTCGCCGCCGGATCTGGATCCGGATCACGCCAACGGAGTCCGTGCGGCCGGGTCTCTCTTCGCGCGCTGGCGCGCGCTCATCGCCCCCGACCGGGTCGACGGGACAGGCCGGTACGGTGAACGTCGAGCTGGGCGGGCTGGCTCGCACCGACAACTCCGGCTGGGGTGACGAGTTCGAGCGATTGAGCACGAAGCTCTTCGGCAAGGAGACGTAG
- a CDS encoding TlpA disulfide reductase family protein, with translation MRAVLIVGAVLAALISGCSVGDDAVTHGGTFEFVSPGGKTDIFYDPPETRGRPGPISGPDLMDPSRTISVDDFSGKVVVVNVWGQWCGPCRTEISQLQKVYDDTRAQGVAFLGIDVRDPEPQASRDFISDRRITYPSIYDPAMRTMIAFGGRYPSSVIPATMVLDRQHRVAAVFLREVLAEDLQPVVQRLAAESTEAAP, from the coding sequence ATGCGGGCAGTGCTGATCGTCGGGGCAGTGCTGGCCGCGCTGATCTCGGGCTGCTCGGTCGGCGACGACGCCGTCACCCACGGCGGCACCTTCGAGTTCGTCTCGCCCGGCGGCAAGACCGACATCTTCTACGACCCCCCCGAGACCCGCGGCCGGCCCGGCCCGATCTCCGGGCCCGACCTGATGGACCCGTCGCGCACCATCAGCGTCGACGACTTCAGCGGCAAGGTCGTCGTCGTCAATGTGTGGGGGCAGTGGTGCGGACCCTGCCGTACCGAAATCAGCCAACTGCAAAAGGTTTACGACGACACCCGCGCCCAGGGTGTGGCGTTCCTGGGCATCGACGTCCGCGACCCCGAGCCGCAGGCCTCCCGCGACTTCATTTCCGACCGCCGCATCACCTATCCCTCGATCTACGACCCGGCGATGCGCACCATGATCGCGTTCGGCGGTCGCTATCCCTCGTCGGTGATCCCGGCGACCATGGTGCTCGACCGGCAGCACCGGGTCGCGGCGGTGTTCCTGCGTGAAGTGCTCGCCGAAGACCTGCAGCCCGTCGTGCAGCGGCTGGCTGCCGAAAGCACCGAGGCCGCACCGTGA
- a CDS encoding cytochrome c biogenesis CcdA family protein, with translation MSGFTTTATTGPLLLAVAVSALAGLVSFASPCVVPLVPGYLSYLAAVVGVDEAPRAGALEPPPGARWRVAGSAALFVAGFTAVFLLGSVAVLGMTTTLITNQVLLQRIGGAVTILMGLVFIGFVPALQRQLRFTPQQLSTVFGAPLLGAVFALGWTPCLGPTLTGVIAVASTTDGAGVARGVVLVIAYCLGLGIPFVALAFGSASAVAGLGWLRRHTRAIQVLGGVLLIAVGLALVTGAWDHFVAAVRDGLVSDVRLPI, from the coding sequence GTGAGCGGCTTCACCACCACCGCCACCACCGGCCCGCTGCTGTTGGCCGTCGCCGTGTCGGCCTTAGCCGGGCTGGTGTCGTTCGCCTCGCCGTGCGTGGTGCCGTTGGTGCCGGGCTACCTGTCCTACCTGGCTGCGGTGGTGGGTGTCGATGAAGCTCCACGGGCCGGTGCACTCGAGCCCCCGCCGGGCGCCAGGTGGCGCGTCGCGGGGTCGGCGGCGCTGTTCGTCGCCGGGTTCACCGCGGTGTTCCTGCTGGGCTCGGTGGCCGTGTTGGGCATGACCACCACGTTGATCACCAATCAGGTTCTGCTGCAACGGATCGGCGGCGCGGTGACGATTCTGATGGGCTTGGTGTTCATCGGGTTCGTTCCCGCACTGCAGCGCCAACTCCGCTTCACGCCCCAGCAGTTGTCCACCGTGTTCGGGGCGCCGCTGCTGGGCGCGGTGTTCGCACTCGGCTGGACACCTTGCCTGGGGCCGACCCTGACCGGGGTGATCGCGGTCGCCTCGACCACCGACGGCGCGGGGGTGGCCCGGGGCGTGGTGCTGGTGATCGCCTACTGCCTGGGCCTGGGCATCCCGTTCGTGGCGCTGGCGTTCGGATCGGCCAGCGCGGTGGCCGGGCTGGGTTGGCTGCGACGGCACACCCGGGCGATCCAGGTCCTCGGTGGGGTATTGCTGATCGCGGTCGGGCTCGCCCTGGTCACCGGTGCGTGGGACCACTTCGTGGCCGCGGTTCGCGACGGCCTGGTCTCTGATGTCAGGCTGCCGATCTGA
- a CDS encoding histidine phosphatase family protein encodes MAEKTRVHLIRHGEVHNPDGILYGRLPGFRLSDTGRAQAVAAADLLADRDIVAVIASPLQRAQETAAPIAARHNLAVDTDEDLIESANFFEGKRVSPGDGAWRNPRFWWHLRNPFTPSWGEPYDQIAARMATAVSKARARAAGHEVVCVSHQLPVWTARQHLTGNRLWHDPRRRECGVGSVTTLIYDGDRLVDVDYQVPAGG; translated from the coding sequence ATGGCAGAAAAAACCCGCGTCCACCTGATCCGCCATGGCGAGGTCCACAACCCCGACGGCATTCTCTACGGCCGGCTGCCCGGTTTCCGGCTCTCGGACACCGGCCGCGCCCAGGCCGTCGCCGCCGCCGACCTGCTGGCCGACCGCGACATCGTCGCGGTGATCGCCTCGCCGCTGCAGCGCGCCCAGGAGACCGCCGCCCCGATCGCCGCTCGGCACAATCTGGCCGTCGATACTGACGAGGACCTGATCGAGTCGGCCAACTTCTTTGAGGGCAAGCGGGTTTCGCCCGGCGACGGCGCCTGGCGCAACCCACGGTTCTGGTGGCACTTGCGCAACCCGTTCACCCCGTCGTGGGGCGAGCCCTACGACCAGATCGCGGCCCGGATGGCCACCGCGGTGAGCAAGGCCCGGGCTCGCGCCGCCGGCCACGAGGTGGTGTGCGTCAGCCACCAGCTGCCGGTTTGGACCGCGCGCCAGCATCTCACCGGCAACCGGCTCTGGCACGACCCGCGCCGGCGCGAATGTGGCGTGGGTTCGGTGACCACGTTGATCTACGACGGTGACCGTCTCGTCGACGTCGATTACCAGGTTCCGGCCGGCGGCTGA
- the ccsB gene encoding c-type cytochrome biogenesis protein CcsB, which produces MNTSHIDIGLARYSDWAFTSAMIVLVIALLLLAVELASSRARTAAESELVSAGGVRSDSATPGVVVPAQRRPLGERVGRAGLALVYLGIALLLACIVFRGAATLRPPWGNMYEFINLTCFSGLVASAVALRRPQHRSLWVFVLLPVLILLTVSGRWLYATAAPVMPALQSYWLPIHVSVVSIGSGVFLVAGVASILFLIRSSRLSDPDAPGALARLVRRLPDAQTLDRIAYRTTIFAFPVFGFGVIFGAIWAEGAWGRYWGWDPKETVSFIAWVVYAAYLHARSTAGWRDYKAAWINVVGFAAMIFNLFFVNLVTVGLHSYAGVG; this is translated from the coding sequence GTGAATACGAGTCATATCGACATCGGGCTGGCGCGCTACTCCGACTGGGCGTTCACCTCAGCGATGATCGTGCTGGTCATCGCGCTGCTGTTGCTGGCCGTCGAACTGGCCTCCAGCCGGGCCCGCACGGCTGCCGAGAGCGAGCTGGTTTCCGCCGGCGGTGTGCGCTCCGACAGTGCCACGCCGGGCGTCGTGGTCCCCGCGCAGCGACGACCCCTGGGTGAGCGGGTGGGCCGCGCCGGCCTGGCCCTGGTCTATTTGGGCATCGCTCTTTTGCTGGCCTGCATCGTGTTCCGCGGCGCTGCCACCCTGCGCCCGCCGTGGGGCAACATGTACGAGTTCATCAACCTGACCTGCTTCTCCGGGCTGGTGGCTTCCGCCGTCGCGCTGCGCCGGCCACAACACCGCAGCCTGTGGGTGTTCGTGCTGCTGCCGGTGCTGATCCTGCTGACGGTTTCCGGGCGCTGGCTCTACGCCACCGCCGCGCCGGTCATGCCCGCGCTGCAGTCCTACTGGCTGCCGATCCACGTATCGGTGGTCAGCATCGGCTCCGGGGTGTTCCTGGTGGCCGGGGTGGCTAGCATCCTGTTTCTCATCCGCTCGTCGCGCCTGAGTGACCCCGACGCCCCGGGGGCCCTGGCGCGCCTGGTGCGCCGGCTGCCCGACGCGCAAACGTTGGACCGCATCGCCTACCGGACCACGATCTTCGCGTTCCCGGTGTTCGGTTTCGGTGTGATCTTCGGCGCGATCTGGGCCGAGGGGGCCTGGGGCCGCTACTGGGGCTGGGATCCCAAGGAGACGGTTTCGTTCATCGCCTGGGTCGTCTACGCCGCGTATCTCCACGCCAGGTCGACGGCCGGGTGGCGCGATTACAAGGCGGCGTGGATCAACGTTGTGGGGTTCGCGGCGATGATCTTCAACCTGTTTTTCGTCAACCTGGTGACCGTCGGCCTGCACTCGTATGCCGGAGTCGGCTAA
- a CDS encoding MinD/ParA family ATP-binding protein — translation MSDHAPGDVTASHDVTDHPTTQFRPLQHVGEAAEAPADASESGATGSFNQRPEGEETRSFGGFRTERRFSEPVDPWPPAPAETPSGQQSWNAGASTTWVPQPMDNPAPVYFGGSAGAGSGQAPYRASEPIAPFSDLSTTSLLRQVKPPPTSGWRRLLYVLSGQLINVGESPRTIRFNDLVVQVNRPLQGCHRIAVLSLKGGVGKTTITATLGATFASIRGDRVVAVDANPDRGTLNQKVPMETSATVRHLLRDADGIQRYSDVRSYTNQGPSRLEVLASDSDPAVSEAFSAEDYASTLQVLERFYSLVLTDCGTGLMHSAMSAVLAKADTMIVVSSGSVDGARSASATLDWLDAHGHEDLVRNSIAVINAVRPRSGKVDMQKVVDHFSRRCRAVRLVPFDPHLEEGAEIDLMRLKRETREALVELAAVVAEAFPGDDRFNQHFV, via the coding sequence GTGTCCGACCATGCACCCGGTGATGTCACTGCGAGCCATGACGTGACGGATCATCCGACCACCCAGTTCCGGCCGCTGCAGCACGTCGGCGAGGCGGCTGAGGCCCCCGCGGACGCCTCGGAGTCCGGGGCCACCGGGTCGTTCAACCAGCGACCCGAAGGTGAGGAGACCCGCTCCTTCGGCGGTTTCCGCACCGAGCGCCGGTTCTCCGAACCGGTCGACCCATGGCCGCCGGCGCCTGCGGAGACCCCGTCTGGGCAGCAGTCCTGGAACGCAGGTGCATCGACCACCTGGGTTCCGCAGCCGATGGATAACCCCGCTCCGGTGTATTTCGGCGGCAGCGCCGGCGCTGGCTCCGGTCAGGCGCCGTATCGCGCCTCTGAGCCCATCGCCCCGTTCTCGGATCTGTCCACCACGTCGCTGTTGCGACAGGTCAAGCCGCCGCCAACGTCGGGCTGGCGTCGCCTGCTCTACGTGCTGTCCGGCCAGCTGATCAACGTCGGCGAGAGCCCGCGCACCATCCGCTTCAACGACTTGGTGGTGCAGGTGAACCGGCCGCTGCAGGGCTGCCACCGGATCGCGGTGCTGTCGCTGAAGGGCGGGGTCGGCAAGACCACCATCACCGCGACCCTGGGGGCCACGTTCGCCTCCATCCGAGGTGACCGGGTGGTGGCCGTGGACGCCAACCCCGACCGCGGCACGCTGAACCAGAAGGTGCCGATGGAGACCTCGGCGACGGTGCGGCATCTGCTGCGCGACGCTGACGGCATCCAGCGCTACAGCGATGTCCGCAGCTACACCAACCAGGGCCCCAGCCGCCTGGAGGTGCTGGCCTCCGACAGTGACCCGGCGGTCTCGGAAGCGTTCAGCGCCGAGGACTACGCCAGCACGCTGCAGGTCTTGGAGCGGTTCTACAGCCTCGTACTCACCGACTGTGGCACCGGCCTGATGCACTCCGCCATGTCAGCGGTGCTCGCCAAGGCCGACACCATGATCGTGGTGAGTTCGGGGTCAGTTGATGGCGCCCGCAGCGCCTCGGCGACTTTGGACTGGCTCGACGCGCACGGCCACGAGGACCTGGTGCGCAACTCGATCGCGGTGATCAATGCGGTGCGGCCACGCTCGGGCAAGGTCGACATGCAGAAGGTGGTCGACCACTTCTCCCGGCGCTGCCGCGCCGTGCGGTTGGTGCCGTTCGATCCGCACCTGGAAGAAGGCGCGGAGATCGACCTGATGCGGCT